In Fragaria vesca subsp. vesca linkage group LG5, FraVesHawaii_1.0, whole genome shotgun sequence, the genomic stretch AGTGTACTCCATAAATCTAACTTTTATATCTTTGTCATTGGTTCTCATGTCATCCATGCTAGGCTTCGATCAAACTGATACTTAAGAATGACCATAAGCAGTTTGAACCCACGTAGATGGAAGATAAGAAATAAAATGAATCTCATATCGCCAAAAAATCATTCAGAGCTCTATAGTTTATATCCAATAGGATAATTGGAATAAAATATGCAAATAAAAACAATGTGAAACATGCTGTGGATACAAATACAAATACAAAGAAAAGTGGTATTGCTTGTATGACTGAGAATGTGGACTGATGCTTAGTATCTGCTATATGAATCTGTCCACAGGATAATTTTCTATTATCAGCAGAACAGTTTACTGCACTCTCATTCTAATCTCAGCAAAAGTGTTTCAGGCTATACACTACAGCTTTCTTAGAAAATTCCCAACAAAGAGAATACTTCAAAACTATACAGGTCTGAGCTAATTGGAGAAAGCTTCAGCAATTCTACTTTTATCATTGGCATAACAAGCAACATTAAAATAACAAATGAGATGATGAAATGAAAAATGACATGATTAAATTGCATATGGCTTAGTCTCATGCAATAATATCTACCTTCTGATACTTTTGGCTGGTGACCGTCAGTAGATGTTCTCGGAAGAAGTAATAAGTTAGCTTGTGATAATGAGAGCATTGCCATTAAATGCAAAACTGACAGCACCTCGTACCATGCATTAGACATAGTTGTTTCCTGAAAAATTGTTCATTCAAATCAAACCAGGTTTCCTGTGACAAAATGATGGAATCCCAACCCTATTTTAAAAAGAGGAAAATAGCGAAGAAAGAAAACAGTATCTATGTAGATCAGAGAAATGTGAACTTTGACTTGTCCAACATGCCCACCTCTGCATCATCCTCTTGATTTACCCACACAAATTGTACCTTGTGTTGTAGCTGGCTTCCTTCACAAGAGCATAAGAAACACACTTTAAGAGTTATTTAAACATGTGGACACAGTTCTATGACATAATAAGCAGGCAGATAAATTACCATCTTTCATTAATCCCAAAAGAACAGGTAAGTAATCCTCGAGAGCCTGCAGGAGATCAGCTAATGTTGAACCACCTGAGGAGAAGAACTGATTCAGATACTGAAATACCTCAGTTGACAGGTTATTTGGATGAACCAACAAATTGGGGTTATGACTAACCGTGTTGGGTTCTTCTCCTTGTTCTCGTGATTGTAGGACCTTCTTGGCCAGCCATCACAACTATACGAGTTCTTAAAGCAGATAGACGTTCTACTAAGCTCTTGGACAAGTGATCACCAAGTGAGTGAGAGAAATCGACAGGTTTAGGTATTCGCAGACCAGGAACATAAACAGAAACTTCACCAATGTTTGATGGCCTCCTCCTATTTCCACCTGTATCTTTCGGTGTTGACACCAGGCATCCCATGTCCTTATATTGCTATATCTGCCAGCTCAAATGAAATTTAGTCGATCAGCAGCAATTTGGCACCAGCACCATTGAAATTGAAGCTGTATATGCAGATGCATCTACTTCTATATGAATATGTATTTGCAGCTTATTGTATGCAAAAGGTCTCTACGGAAGCAAGAAGCGGAGATCAGAACAGAATGCAGGTAATAGATTCCCACACGAAACAGAACTGAAATTTCAAATATAATGGCGTAAGAAATGCAGATGTGTGTCACAAGGAAGGTGGAACATAAGCAGTAAACAAAGCCTAATTAAATGTCAACCAACAAAGCACAAGTATTAGGTTGCTCACGAGCAACACCGTACTGGCTCTGACTACAACTCTCTCCTCATAATTCACTAATGTTGGAACAAGAAATCAGAAAAATTTCTACATTCCCAAAAGTAAAAACAAGACTGGTTTGATAACATAAAATGACTCAGAATGTGACAACAACAACAGTCGAAAAATTGATCAAACCCCCACCTTGTCTTTAATCAGATCGTCGACTGACCGGTCAAAAGTTTGATCAATTTCTGCACATAAAATCACAATTAGATGTTATAGCTGAACTGCTGAAGCAAGAAACATGCATTTCAGGTAAGCCTCTAATAATAAAGGCAAAAGAATCACATGAATGGCGTGAGCCCATGACATTGGACAAGAGTCGGAAAGAAAAAGTGGTATCCAAACTTCATAAAGAGACGGTGAATTCTCGTGCAGCGCCCCATACGTTGAAATGTGTGTAAGAGAAGCAACTCGAACCGAACCCAATTAGCATTTCCAACTTGGCTTCCCCTCACTAAACAGTTGACTCTAGCAGTTGAGCTCAAGATTACACGACTACCCACAATCCGAACTAAATTGCGGGATTGAAATACCAGAAAATGCAAAACAAACAGCAAATAGTAGAATAAGAACAAATTGTAACACTCACCCAATCAAGAGATGAAAGGCCAACTTGCAGTTTGTGGGCATCAAATGATTCCCAGTCCCATTAACAATTGCGAAGAGAGAGCAACAGCACGGCCCAGAATCATCACAAAGATTGCAAAAGTTGAAAGATGAAACAAGTAAAACCCAAGTAAAAATTGTGTTCAGCTAATAAAACCAAGGATG encodes the following:
- the LOC101309446 gene encoding uncharacterized protein LOC101309446; the encoded protein is MGCLVSTPKDTGGNRRRPSNIGEVSVYVPGLRIPKPVDFSHSLGDHLSKSLVERLSALRTRIVVMAGQEGPTITRTRRRTQHGGSTLADLLQALEDYLPVLLGLMKDGSQLQHKVQFVWVNQEDDAEETTMSNAWYEVLSVLHLMAMLSLSQANLLLLPRTSTDGHQPKVSEESRRASVDIFLKAAGHLDCAVRHVLPQLPNELKRNLPVDLAEGVLRALCLQALGQGVDIQLGMAIDSTKATLAVKRRLACEMVKYWQQAQDNIMNLPLLNGWGEKHKLFVKWKYAEAKAGAYYYHGLILDEGNTEKFHGMAVAALQAADEYFKESKKACEAFNAAPPLSR